Proteins encoded within one genomic window of Chloroflexota bacterium:
- a CDS encoding polyhydroxybutyrate depolymerase — MTRTFITLFGLVLIATACNAAPTTRPPDQATTRPSDHALLKPGDYDRALTHAGRERTYTVHLPRGIGDEHSYSLVIVLHGGGGNDDNAARMTGFSALADKEEFIVVYPNGTGRLQDRILTWNAGNCCGYALDNTVDDVGFIRALIEQLQREYPINPQRIYATGISNGGMMSYRLACELSDQLAAIAPVAGALNVECKPAQPVAVIAFHGTADQHVLYNGGVPKIQADSHPREDKSVAYAMSFWVKQNQCNTLAQKSERGKVSTESYTSCRNNADVTLFTLKDFGHAWPRGARGTVWADDPKADISATDVMWEFFKQHPKP, encoded by the coding sequence ATGACCAGGACATTCATTACTCTCTTCGGACTTGTTCTCATCGCGACCGCGTGTAATGCCGCGCCGACTACGCGACCACCTGACCAAGCGACAACACGACCATCCGACCACGCGTTACTCAAACCGGGTGATTACGACCGCGCGCTCACCCATGCCGGACGCGAACGCACGTACACGGTGCACTTGCCGCGCGGCATCGGCGACGAACATTCGTATTCGCTCGTGATCGTTTTGCACGGCGGCGGCGGCAACGACGATAACGCCGCGCGTATGACCGGGTTTAGCGCGCTCGCGGACAAGGAAGAATTCATCGTCGTCTATCCGAATGGAACCGGACGATTGCAAGATCGTATTCTCACCTGGAATGCCGGCAACTGTTGCGGTTACGCGCTCGACAACACGGTGGACGATGTGGGATTTATTCGCGCGCTGATCGAACAATTGCAACGCGAGTACCCGATCAATCCGCAACGCATTTACGCGACCGGGATTTCAAACGGCGGAATGATGTCCTACCGACTCGCGTGCGAACTGTCCGACCAACTCGCGGCAATCGCGCCGGTCGCGGGCGCGCTCAACGTCGAATGCAAACCCGCACAGCCCGTCGCGGTGATCGCATTCCATGGCACAGCAGACCAACACGTTTTGTACAACGGAGGCGTTCCAAAAATCCAAGCCGACTCGCATCCGCGCGAGGACAAGTCGGTCGCGTACGCGATGTCGTTCTGGGTCAAGCAGAATCAATGCAACACGCTCGCGCAAAAATCGGAACGCGGTAAGGTGAGCACTGAATCGTACACGAGCTGTCGCAATAACGCGGATGTGACGTTGTTCACGCTGAAAGATTTCGGACACGCTTGGCCCCGCGGCGCGCGTGGAACGGTGTGGGCGGACGATCCGAAGGCGGATATTTCCGCGACCGATGTGATGTGGGAGTTTTTCAAGCAACATCCGAAACCGTAA